One genomic segment of Sanyastnella coralliicola includes these proteins:
- a CDS encoding sodium-translocating pyrophosphatase, translating into MENILYIVPALGLVGLIYMIILRSWVVKQDTGTEKMTKLASYVKEGAMAFLNAEYRILAIFVVIAGILLGVISSMVETTHWFIVVAFVIGAVFSAVAGNIGMRIATDSNVRTTQAARTSLPEALKVSFRGGTVMGLGVAGLAVFGLSALFALLVGWFITEDGNFYNEMTVVLEALAGFSLGAESIALFARVGGGIYTKAADVGADLVGKVEAGIPEDDPRNPATIADNVGDNVGDVAGMGADLFGSYVATVLASMVLGNYIINEHLTSTGESIGMGPILLPLMIAGVGILFSIAGTFLIRVKDNNAKEPEVQRALNMGNWTSIILTAVGSYVLINQMLPPTMDMKFFGEGMKSVSSNMVFGSVLVGLVVGALISYFTEYYTGLGKKPVLDIVQKSSTGAATNIIAGLGTGMISTFAPILLFAGAIWAAYAFAGFYGVAIAASAMMATTAMQLAIDAFGPIADNAGGIAEMSELPEEVRERTDILDSVGNTTAAIGKGFAIASAALTALALFAAFVTFTGIDGINIFKAPVLAMLFVGGMVPVVFSALAMNSVGKAAMEMVKEVRRQFKEIPGIMEYKAEPEYDKCVEISTQASLREMMLPGAMTIIFPLVIGFIPMLVGYTGQEAAEMLGGYMAGVAVSGVLWAIFQNNAGGAWDNAKKSFEAGVEIDGEMTYKGSDAHKAAVTGDTVGDPFKDTSGPSMNILIKLTCLVGLVIAPILGGHTTGDHGETGETNGKEIQHEEQAGDLEAYQYEANDIK; encoded by the coding sequence ATGGAAAACATACTCTACATCGTTCCTGCACTAGGACTTGTAGGATTGATCTACATGATTATCCTACGCTCTTGGGTAGTAAAACAAGACACAGGAACAGAGAAAATGACCAAGCTCGCTTCATACGTGAAAGAAGGAGCAATGGCTTTCTTGAACGCTGAATACCGCATCCTTGCCATCTTCGTGGTAATCGCGGGTATCCTCCTCGGAGTGATCTCTTCAATGGTTGAAACCACACACTGGTTCATCGTTGTTGCCTTCGTTATTGGAGCTGTGTTCTCAGCAGTAGCTGGTAACATCGGTATGCGTATCGCAACTGACTCTAACGTACGTACAACACAAGCTGCACGTACTTCTCTTCCTGAAGCACTGAAAGTTTCTTTCCGTGGTGGAACGGTAATGGGTCTTGGAGTAGCCGGATTGGCCGTTTTCGGATTGAGCGCTTTGTTCGCTCTTCTCGTGGGTTGGTTCATTACAGAAGACGGTAACTTCTACAATGAAATGACGGTTGTACTTGAAGCACTTGCTGGTTTCTCACTTGGTGCTGAGTCAATCGCACTATTTGCACGTGTAGGTGGTGGTATCTACACGAAAGCAGCTGACGTTGGTGCTGACCTTGTAGGTAAAGTAGAAGCAGGAATTCCGGAAGATGATCCACGTAACCCTGCAACGATTGCAGATAACGTAGGTGATAACGTAGGTGACGTTGCAGGTATGGGGGCTGACCTTTTCGGTTCTTATGTAGCAACAGTACTAGCCTCTATGGTTCTTGGTAACTACATCATCAACGAACACCTTACTTCAACAGGTGAGTCAATCGGAATGGGGCCTATCCTACTTCCATTGATGATTGCCGGAGTTGGAATCTTGTTCTCAATCGCTGGAACTTTCTTGATCCGCGTGAAAGACAACAACGCAAAAGAACCAGAAGTACAGCGCGCATTGAACATGGGTAACTGGACTTCAATCATCCTAACAGCTGTTGGGTCTTACGTACTGATCAATCAAATGCTTCCTCCAACCATGGACATGAAGTTCTTCGGTGAAGGAATGAAGTCTGTATCAAGCAACATGGTCTTCGGATCTGTTCTTGTTGGATTGGTAGTAGGAGCGTTGATCTCTTACTTCACAGAATACTACACAGGTCTTGGCAAGAAGCCAGTTCTCGACATCGTACAGAAGTCATCTACCGGTGCTGCTACTAATATCATCGCCGGACTGGGAACAGGAATGATCTCGACATTCGCTCCTATCCTTCTTTTCGCCGGTGCTATCTGGGCAGCTTACGCATTCGCAGGATTCTACGGTGTAGCGATCGCTGCCTCAGCGATGATGGCAACTACAGCTATGCAGCTTGCCATTGATGCTTTCGGACCAATCGCGGATAACGCAGGAGGTATTGCTGAAATGAGCGAACTTCCTGAAGAAGTACGTGAGCGTACTGACATCCTTGACTCTGTGGGTAACACAACTGCAGCGATTGGAAAAGGATTCGCAATCGCATCTGCAGCTTTGACTGCACTTGCTCTTTTTGCAGCATTCGTAACCTTCACAGGAATCGACGGAATCAACATCTTCAAGGCACCTGTACTTGCGATGCTATTCGTAGGTGGAATGGTACCTGTAGTATTCTCTGCACTCGCAATGAACTCTGTAGGTAAAGCAGCCATGGAAATGGTAAAAGAGGTTCGTCGTCAATTCAAGGAGATCCCTGGAATCATGGAGTACAAAGCAGAGCCTGAGTACGACAAGTGTGTTGAGATCTCTACACAGGCATCACTTCGCGAAATGATGCTACCTGGAGCAATGACAATCATCTTCCCATTGGTTATCGGATTCATTCCAATGCTAGTAGGATACACTGGACAAGAAGCTGCTGAGATGCTTGGTGGTTACATGGCAGGTGTTGCTGTGTCTGGTGTTCTTTGGGCAATCTTCCAGAACAACGCTGGTGGTGCTTGGGATAACGCTAAGAAGTCATTCGAAGCAGGTGTTGAGATCGACGGTGAAATGACTTACAAAGGATCTGACGCTCACAAAGCAGCAGTAACTGGAGATACAGTCGGAGATCCATTTAAAGATACTTCTGGTCCTTCGATGAACATCCTCATCAAATTGACTTGTCTTGTTGGTTTGGTTATCGCTCCGATCTTGGGAGGTCACACTACGGGTGACCACGGCGAAACTGGAGAGACGAATGGCAAAGAGATCCAGCACGAAGAACAAGCTGGAGACCTTGAAGCTTACCAATACGAAGCAAACGACATCAAATAA
- a CDS encoding tetratricopeptide repeat protein: MRHKLVIFALLLFCSPLLNAQNSCQPSRELISEGIELYDNGNYLDALNKFKQVHPSDTAANTAIYEQGLSLLALERYEESLDLFKSLITPDYDSRDQALINLATAYDGLDQKDSALHYYDIAISDFPYNYNAYFNRAITLMSMERGDEAVADLKMAISMNPNHSSSHYYLGLLAATEGKLTQALMSWSIFLFLEPDTQRSNSVIQLMDQMAGGTWDVEPEGVTLSAKGEDNFKELDLIIDQRVALDKKYKFPYKKIDIDVTRQVYLLFKEVKYDKGDKGFWMQTYVPIMEMIRNQNKIEDALYTQMVTVGRFESTVKKKFPAIRSFVEWYYKEFTTSLTRRVFPTTDGDKEVDVVYYNSGLVYGAVTLKNGILVGDAEFYTTSGGLMSKGSYDSSGNQTGLWKFYNTSGTISREVNLKDGSWHGKFISYNPNGTYGVIGNMDMDALDGLVIYYSENGAKTAEVSFEQGKQNGPLTTYYYSGGKKMEAILVDGAKNGEVTRFYPDGQISEKGEWKDDFFNGKVIAYFPDGSVMSEGSYIEGELDGEYVSYHPNGEVHTKAKYSEGVLIGKSETFYMNGSIASRTINDEEKNLTGTYYEFDFDGNEVSTNEFKKDEVVAYTEKDQAGNILAEGKKKGGKFLFEGYRGDGIKTSEGYYKPGDEGKTGTWKFYNENGILSSEIDYDDNAVDGRYVTYFMDGTKSYEATYVNDEPDGEVKWYHRNGNLKRVGSYSNGIECGAWYEYYPDGKTVEGEYYYSDGVIRGWKKTYDANGVLSSMRHVDGDALLGIKYFDSEGKEYFSFKTEEGEYSITVPWPNGEKQAELHYTNFLLNGTQTWYYPDGQISAQGEYLNGDVHGPWKKYHFNGQLSQEGTYVLGDRTGVWKNYHSNGKVSDKDIYLNGVQIDRTVSYYDNGKKSTDIELFEGEYHGVAKYYAYDGTLQMVRKYYNGNFYAVGSADANGNGTDFVDVENETGDFETKFANGKTSRVYAVNQGLFQGPYIKYFPNGQLQEEQVYLDDERDGQFKKYYPSGKLKYACDYTKGVRDGKEVWYYENGKLKRERTWQNDEISGEEVYYDSKGNPEQTVIWRATIIIDIQ, from the coding sequence ATGCGACATAAGCTAGTCATCTTTGCCTTGCTACTATTCTGTAGCCCTCTACTTAATGCCCAAAATTCCTGTCAACCGTCTCGAGAATTGATTTCCGAAGGAATCGAACTCTATGACAACGGAAATTACCTTGATGCATTAAACAAGTTTAAACAAGTACACCCTTCTGATACAGCAGCCAATACGGCGATTTACGAGCAAGGACTGTCGTTGCTTGCACTTGAACGATATGAAGAGTCTCTTGACCTATTCAAGTCTTTAATTACGCCAGACTATGATAGTCGAGACCAGGCCTTAATTAACCTGGCTACGGCTTATGATGGATTGGATCAAAAGGATAGTGCATTGCATTACTATGATATTGCAATCAGCGATTTCCCGTACAACTATAATGCATACTTCAACCGAGCAATCACCTTAATGTCAATGGAAAGGGGTGATGAGGCAGTAGCAGACCTGAAGATGGCGATTTCGATGAATCCAAATCATTCGAGCTCTCATTACTACCTAGGTCTACTTGCTGCCACTGAAGGGAAGCTCACTCAGGCTCTGATGTCTTGGTCGATTTTCCTTTTTCTTGAACCAGACACTCAGCGATCGAATAGTGTGATTCAGTTAATGGATCAGATGGCCGGTGGGACTTGGGATGTGGAACCAGAAGGTGTGACCCTTTCCGCCAAAGGCGAGGATAATTTTAAGGAGCTGGATCTGATTATTGACCAACGTGTAGCTTTAGATAAGAAGTATAAGTTCCCTTACAAGAAGATTGATATCGATGTAACTCGACAAGTGTACTTGCTATTTAAAGAAGTGAAGTACGATAAAGGAGACAAAGGATTTTGGATGCAAACTTATGTTCCGATCATGGAAATGATCCGAAACCAGAATAAGATTGAAGATGCGCTATACACTCAGATGGTTACAGTAGGGCGTTTCGAATCAACGGTCAAAAAGAAATTCCCGGCAATTCGATCATTCGTTGAATGGTACTATAAAGAGTTTACAACTTCATTAACAAGAAGAGTTTTTCCAACCACTGACGGTGACAAAGAGGTTGATGTAGTTTACTACAACAGCGGGCTCGTATATGGTGCAGTAACCTTAAAGAATGGAATACTGGTTGGAGATGCAGAGTTCTATACGACTTCTGGTGGCCTTATGTCAAAAGGGTCCTATGATTCTAGTGGAAACCAAACAGGCCTCTGGAAATTCTACAATACAAGTGGTACAATTTCCCGCGAAGTAAACCTCAAGGACGGTTCGTGGCATGGAAAGTTTATTTCATACAATCCGAACGGTACCTACGGGGTCATTGGGAATATGGATATGGATGCGCTCGATGGATTGGTGATCTACTACTCAGAAAATGGTGCTAAAACCGCTGAAGTATCCTTTGAACAAGGGAAACAAAATGGGCCCTTAACAACCTATTATTACTCGGGAGGCAAGAAAATGGAAGCCATCTTAGTGGATGGAGCGAAGAACGGAGAAGTGACTAGATTCTATCCAGACGGTCAAATCTCCGAGAAAGGAGAATGGAAAGATGATTTCTTCAATGGTAAGGTAATCGCATATTTTCCTGATGGATCGGTCATGTCTGAAGGAAGTTACATTGAAGGAGAATTGGATGGAGAATATGTATCGTACCATCCCAATGGAGAAGTACATACTAAAGCCAAGTACTCGGAAGGAGTTTTGATTGGGAAGTCGGAAACCTTTTACATGAATGGCTCCATTGCCAGCAGAACAATCAACGACGAAGAAAAGAACCTTACTGGAACCTACTATGAGTTTGATTTTGATGGAAATGAGGTGTCCACGAACGAGTTCAAGAAGGACGAAGTGGTAGCATACACTGAAAAGGACCAGGCAGGGAATATCTTAGCTGAAGGGAAAAAGAAAGGAGGGAAATTCCTCTTTGAAGGTTACCGAGGAGACGGAATAAAGACCTCTGAGGGTTACTATAAACCGGGGGATGAAGGAAAAACCGGCACATGGAAATTCTATAATGAGAATGGAATACTCTCTTCAGAGATTGACTATGATGATAACGCTGTAGATGGAAGATATGTGACCTACTTCATGGATGGAACGAAGAGCTATGAAGCTACTTACGTTAACGATGAGCCTGACGGCGAAGTGAAATGGTACCATCGAAATGGCAATCTGAAACGTGTTGGTTCATATTCTAATGGAATTGAATGCGGTGCTTGGTACGAGTATTATCCTGATGGAAAAACAGTTGAAGGTGAATACTACTATTCAGATGGTGTCATTCGAGGATGGAAGAAAACCTACGATGCCAATGGTGTCTTGAGCTCTATGAGACATGTTGATGGCGACGCTCTTTTAGGGATTAAGTATTTCGACTCCGAAGGAAAAGAGTATTTCAGCTTCAAAACGGAAGAAGGAGAATATTCAATTACCGTTCCATGGCCAAACGGAGAGAAACAAGCGGAATTGCATTACACTAATTTCCTTCTCAACGGCACACAAACTTGGTACTATCCCGATGGCCAAATATCAGCACAAGGAGAATATCTCAACGGCGATGTTCATGGGCCTTGGAAAAAGTACCATTTCAATGGACAATTAAGTCAGGAAGGTACTTACGTGCTCGGAGATAGAACCGGAGTTTGGAAGAACTATCATAGTAATGGAAAGGTCTCTGACAAGGATATATACCTCAATGGTGTTCAAATAGATCGTACGGTTTCATATTATGACAACGGAAAGAAGTCTACGGATATCGAGCTTTTCGAAGGAGAATACCACGGAGTAGCTAAATATTACGCCTATGATGGAACCCTTCAAATGGTACGTAAATATTACAATGGTAACTTCTATGCAGTAGGATCAGCTGATGCAAATGGAAACGGAACAGATTTTGTCGATGTAGAAAATGAAACAGGAGATTTCGAAACGAAATTTGCTAATGGTAAAACTTCACGTGTGTATGCGGTGAATCAGGGATTGTTCCAAGGGCCATACATCAAGTATTTTCCGAATGGTCAGCTTCAAGAAGAACAAGTTTACCTAGATGACGAACGCGACGGTCAATTCAAGAAGTACTACCCGAGTGGAAAACTCAAGTACGCTTGTGATTACACGAAAGGGGTCCGCGATGGTAAGGAAGTTTGGTACTACGAAAACGGAAAGCTAAAGCGCGAGCGAACTTGGCAAAACGACGAAATCAGTGGTGAAGAAGTGTATTATGATTCCAAAGGGAATCCGGAACAAACAGTGATTTGGAGAGCAACAATAATAATCGACATACAGTAA
- a CDS encoding bifunctional nuclease family protein, which produces MEKIKLDIADIAPSGSTSGAYALVLTEESGARRLPIVIGGHEAQAIAIELENMTPSRPLTHDLFKSFAHSFGVTVEEVIIYNLIEGIFFAKVIAVLDGRRAEIDSRTSDAVAIAVRFKCPIYCYDFILDSAGVNAEEIEESYQIEEEPSEGAAPEAPVESAGSMTIQELEAELANAIDREDYERASILRDEIEKRKREG; this is translated from the coding sequence ATGGAAAAGATCAAGCTTGACATAGCAGACATTGCCCCAAGTGGCTCTACGAGCGGGGCGTATGCGCTGGTTTTGACAGAAGAAAGTGGAGCACGTCGTTTACCGATTGTGATTGGAGGGCATGAAGCTCAGGCCATTGCCATTGAGTTAGAAAATATGACTCCAAGTCGTCCGCTGACGCATGACCTCTTCAAGAGTTTCGCACACAGTTTTGGAGTGACCGTTGAAGAAGTGATCATCTATAATCTCATCGAAGGAATTTTCTTCGCCAAAGTAATTGCTGTTCTTGACGGACGACGCGCAGAGATTGATTCTCGCACTTCAGATGCGGTGGCAATTGCAGTGCGCTTCAAGTGTCCGATTTACTGCTACGATTTCATCTTAGACAGTGCCGGTGTGAATGCTGAAGAAATCGAAGAGAGTTACCAAATCGAAGAAGAGCCAAGTGAAGGTGCTGCACCTGAAGCTCCTGTGGAAAGTGCCGGGTCGATGACGATTCAGGAACTTGAAGCAGAGTTAGCGAACGCTATTGATCGTGAAGATTACGAGCGTGCGAGTATTCTTCGTGACGAAATCGAAAAAAGAAAGCGCGAAGGTTAG
- a CDS encoding electron transfer flavoprotein subunit beta/FixA family protein has product MNILVCISKAPDTTSKIAFTDGNTKFDENGVQFIVNPYDEWYALVRGIELKEANGGSVTTITVGGADADPIIRKALAIGADKAVRIDAAEGDPGSVAAQIAAYAKDQGFDMILTGKETINYNGGVVGGMIAEHLDLPYISLATKLDMNGGVAEISREVQGGVEVVEVDGPFVLSAAKGMAEQRIPNMRGIMAARTKPLEVVPAADVASNTAISTYALPEEKGDCTYVDADNPAELVRLLNEEAKVL; this is encoded by the coding sequence ATGAATATTCTAGTATGCATTAGTAAGGCACCGGATACAACATCTAAGATTGCCTTTACTGACGGAAATACAAAGTTTGACGAGAACGGTGTTCAGTTCATCGTCAACCCATACGATGAGTGGTATGCACTCGTTCGTGGAATTGAACTCAAAGAAGCAAACGGAGGATCTGTAACTACAATTACTGTAGGTGGAGCAGATGCTGATCCAATCATTCGTAAGGCATTGGCCATTGGAGCTGATAAAGCCGTGCGTATTGATGCTGCGGAGGGTGATCCGGGAAGCGTTGCGGCGCAGATCGCAGCATACGCAAAAGATCAAGGCTTCGATATGATCTTGACTGGTAAAGAAACAATCAATTACAACGGAGGTGTTGTTGGTGGAATGATCGCCGAGCACTTAGATCTGCCTTACATCTCATTGGCAACAAAACTCGATATGAACGGTGGAGTTGCAGAGATCTCTCGCGAAGTTCAAGGTGGAGTAGAGGTTGTTGAAGTAGACGGACCGTTTGTGTTGAGCGCTGCAAAAGGAATGGCTGAACAGCGTATTCCAAACATGCGCGGTATCATGGCAGCACGTACAAAGCCTCTCGAGGTAGTGCCTGCAGCTGATGTTGCTTCAAACACTGCGATTAGTACTTATGCCCTTCCAGAAGAGAAAGGAGATTGTACTTACGTTGACGCTGACAATCCAGCGGAACTAGTTCGTCTTTTGAACGAAGAAGCCAAAGTACTTTAA
- a CDS encoding transglutaminase-like domain-containing protein, giving the protein MESNNNNRHTVTRAIWLVACLVIGAGTFAQETDQDRIAKKYPDEPLVCIEESREFHVEIDDGEITIHEKVYEYYQCMNEGASVYADESIGYSGFSKIEDLKAWSEVPTGKPGKFKRIPVKEFSERDEFSPGIFSDDIRTISFRYSGLVEGAKYGMSYTRIHQLDQTTGRFYFISPWPIEKATYKVVIDPEVKLKWKFFNEIEGIDFTETEERGKTIYHWVKNDVESFDIEDDAPTVSSWAPHILVYVESYTVDGQEIPVLRNADDLFTWYNEFLQGVEYDNCVDVASVVDSITNPSQSEEEKVRTIFRWVQDNIKYVAFESGMGGFIPRDPNSVYLKRFGDCKDMASLIHSMCKHADIPTYLTWIGTDEIPYSFEELPTPSSVNHMILAYGDLDNIKWLDATDPNVEFGVPTSFIQGQEAMLKINEDRYEILTVKEMPADYNVVQERTRLTLEDDVLVGKGDINFSGYYRQNVTRIVDSMDGDEDLIEKFVDDYTQKGNNKFDLRSFDIAIPEVHEGDAVISYEFGIPSYLVHSENEVYVNLNLDKPYADFKLEEDRELPREFRYQCSINSTYELEIPEGYELKFVPDAASFAHEDFQFSFEYVLEDNQLTLIQDINVATKLLEKEDFEEWNKMIKAMKKFYRQSIVLEQQ; this is encoded by the coding sequence TTGGAGAGCAACAATAATAATCGACATACAGTAACAAGAGCTATTTGGCTTGTTGCATGCCTTGTTATAGGGGCGGGCACATTTGCCCAAGAAACTGATCAGGATCGAATCGCAAAGAAGTACCCTGATGAGCCGCTTGTATGCATAGAAGAAAGCCGTGAATTTCACGTAGAGATTGACGATGGTGAAATAACCATCCACGAGAAGGTTTACGAGTATTATCAATGCATGAATGAAGGTGCCTCTGTTTATGCAGACGAAAGCATCGGGTACAGTGGTTTTAGTAAGATTGAAGACCTCAAGGCCTGGAGCGAAGTGCCTACCGGCAAGCCTGGAAAGTTCAAACGGATTCCTGTTAAGGAATTCAGTGAACGAGACGAGTTCAGTCCTGGAATATTCAGCGACGATATCCGAACTATTTCATTTCGTTACTCAGGTCTTGTTGAAGGGGCTAAGTATGGAATGAGCTATACACGTATTCATCAACTCGATCAAACGACAGGTAGATTCTATTTCATTTCTCCTTGGCCAATTGAAAAGGCGACGTACAAAGTGGTCATTGACCCAGAGGTGAAATTGAAGTGGAAATTCTTCAATGAAATTGAAGGAATTGATTTCACAGAAACAGAGGAACGAGGGAAGACTATCTACCATTGGGTTAAGAATGATGTTGAGAGCTTTGATATCGAAGATGATGCTCCAACTGTATCATCATGGGCCCCACATATACTTGTATACGTTGAGTCTTACACTGTGGATGGACAAGAGATTCCGGTGCTGAGGAATGCCGATGACTTGTTCACTTGGTACAATGAGTTTCTCCAAGGGGTGGAATACGATAACTGTGTAGATGTAGCGAGTGTCGTTGATTCGATTACTAACCCATCCCAGAGTGAAGAAGAAAAAGTGCGTACCATTTTCCGTTGGGTTCAAGACAACATTAAGTATGTGGCCTTCGAATCGGGAATGGGAGGATTCATTCCAAGGGATCCGAATTCAGTCTACCTGAAGAGGTTTGGTGATTGTAAAGACATGGCATCACTTATCCACAGTATGTGCAAGCATGCTGATATCCCAACCTATCTCACATGGATAGGTACGGATGAAATTCCATATTCATTTGAGGAATTGCCTACTCCTTCATCCGTGAACCATATGATCTTGGCCTACGGAGACCTAGATAATATCAAGTGGCTCGATGCAACAGACCCCAATGTCGAGTTCGGAGTCCCAACTAGTTTCATCCAAGGCCAAGAAGCGATGTTGAAGATTAACGAAGATCGGTATGAGATCCTCACTGTGAAAGAAATGCCAGCAGACTATAACGTGGTTCAGGAAAGAACAAGACTGACATTGGAAGATGATGTGTTAGTAGGGAAAGGCGATATCAATTTCTCTGGCTACTATAGACAAAATGTGACCAGAATCGTAGACTCGATGGATGGAGATGAAGATCTCATAGAGAAATTCGTCGATGACTACACACAAAAAGGTAATAACAAGTTCGACCTAAGGTCATTCGATATCGCTATCCCAGAGGTGCATGAAGGTGACGCTGTCATCTCGTATGAATTTGGAATTCCGTCGTACTTGGTACACTCAGAGAATGAGGTCTACGTCAACCTTAATTTAGATAAACCATACGCTGACTTTAAATTGGAAGAGGACCGTGAGCTACCTAGAGAATTCCGATACCAGTGTTCAATTAATTCGACCTATGAGCTGGAGATTCCTGAGGGATATGAATTAAAATTTGTGCCTGATGCTGCCTCGTTTGCACACGAAGACTTTCAGTTTTCGTTTGAATATGTTCTTGAGGATAATCAACTGACTTTGATTCAGGATATCAACGTTGCAACTAAACTACTAGAGAAAGAAGATTTTGAAGAATGGAACAAGATGATCAAAGCCATGAAGAAGTTCTACAGGCAGAGTATCGTTCTTGAACAACAATAA
- a CDS encoding electron transfer flavoprotein subunit alpha/FixB family protein encodes MSILVYSELKDGKATKSGLEAVSYAKKASAVLGGDVTVITSGAIEGDGGMGAYGADKILNASEATSDSQQLTRLVAAAAESTGADTIIINHDATGKLVAPRVAVKLNAGIVAGAIDVPSNEGGFKVKKGVFSGKAIAEVTVTSAKRVVSITPNSFGLHEAAGAGVVESFSADLGGAKVKVKEFKPTSTDGSIPLPEADLVVSAGRGLKGPENWGMIEELAKELGAATACSRPVSDIGWRPHHEHVGQTGIAIRPTLYIAVGISGAIQHLAGVNASKVIVVINKDPEAPFFKAADYGIVGDAFEVVPKLLEAVKSFKNN; translated from the coding sequence ATGTCAATTCTAGTATATAGCGAACTAAAAGATGGAAAGGCAACTAAATCAGGTTTAGAGGCTGTTTCTTACGCAAAGAAAGCATCTGCTGTTCTTGGTGGAGATGTTACTGTAATTACTTCTGGAGCTATCGAAGGTGATGGTGGAATGGGAGCATACGGTGCAGATAAAATCTTGAACGCATCTGAAGCAACAAGCGATAGTCAGCAGTTGACTCGTCTGGTTGCAGCAGCAGCTGAGAGCACAGGAGCTGACACCATCATTATTAATCACGATGCCACAGGGAAGCTTGTAGCACCGCGTGTAGCTGTGAAATTGAATGCAGGTATCGTAGCTGGAGCAATCGATGTTCCTTCAAACGAAGGTGGCTTCAAGGTGAAAAAAGGCGTTTTCTCCGGAAAGGCCATTGCTGAAGTAACCGTAACAAGTGCGAAGCGCGTTGTTTCCATTACTCCGAATTCATTTGGTCTTCACGAAGCTGCTGGTGCAGGTGTGGTTGAGTCATTCTCAGCTGATCTTGGTGGTGCTAAAGTGAAAGTGAAAGAATTCAAGCCTACTTCTACGGATGGATCTATTCCGCTTCCAGAAGCTGATCTTGTGGTTTCTGCAGGACGAGGTTTGAAAGGACCAGAGAACTGGGGAATGATTGAAGAACTAGCGAAAGAGTTGGGAGCAGCAACTGCTTGTTCACGTCCAGTATCTGATATCGGATGGCGTCCTCACCACGAGCACGTAGGTCAAACAGGAATCGCTATTCGTCCAACACTTTACATTGCTGTAGGTATCTCTGGAGCAATCCAACACCTTGCAGGAGTGAATGCGAGTAAAGTGATTGTTGTGATCAACAAAGATCCGGAAGCACCATTCTTTAAGGCAGCTGACTACGGAATTGTAGGAGATGCATTTGAGGTGGTACCGAAGTTGCTTGAGGCTGTAAAGTCATTCAAGAACAACTAA
- a CDS encoding pyruvate dehydrogenase complex E1 component subunit beta: MREIQFREAVAEAMSEEMRRDENVFLMGEEVAEYNGAYKASKGMLDEFGPDRVIDTPIAELGFTGIGVGAAMNGLRPIVEFMTWNFAILSADQIINCAAKILQMSGGQFNIPIVFRGPNAQAGQLAATHSQSFENMYAHIPGLKVVTPSNPRDMKGLLKSAIRDNDPVLVMESEKMYGDKGMVPEGEYLIPIGVADVPREGTDVTIVSFGKIMKTVHAAAEELAKDGISAEIVDLRTIRPLDIDTIVKSVKKTNRLIIVEESFPVASISTEISYRVQRHAFDYLDAPIRRLTQSDTPFAFAPTLIEEALPNVGDVVRTAKELLYVEQ, encoded by the coding sequence ATGAGAGAAATTCAGTTCAGAGAGGCAGTAGCCGAAGCAATGAGCGAAGAAATGCGTCGAGACGAGAACGTATTTCTAATGGGCGAGGAAGTCGCTGAGTACAACGGTGCTTATAAAGCAAGTAAGGGAATGCTTGACGAGTTCGGACCAGACCGTGTCATCGACACTCCAATCGCCGAACTTGGATTCACTGGTATCGGTGTAGGTGCAGCTATGAACGGCCTCCGTCCGATCGTTGAATTCATGACTTGGAACTTTGCCATCCTTTCGGCAGACCAAATCATCAACTGTGCAGCTAAGATCCTCCAAATGTCTGGTGGACAATTCAATATTCCGATTGTATTCCGCGGACCAAACGCACAAGCAGGTCAGTTGGCGGCAACACACTCGCAGTCATTCGAAAACATGTACGCTCACATCCCTGGGTTGAAAGTGGTAACACCTTCGAACCCTCGTGATATGAAAGGGCTCCTCAAGTCAGCGATTCGTGATAACGATCCTGTCTTGGTGATGGAGAGTGAGAAGATGTACGGGGACAAAGGGATGGTTCCAGAAGGAGAATACCTTATTCCAATAGGTGTAGCTGACGTACCTCGCGAAGGAACAGATGTAACCATCGTTTCTTTCGGGAAAATCATGAAGACGGTTCACGCTGCAGCTGAAGAACTTGCGAAAGACGGAATCAGCGCTGAAATCGTAGATCTACGCACTATTCGCCCACTCGACATCGATACCATCGTAAAGTCAGTGAAGAAGACGAACCGTTTGATTATCGTAGAAGAAAGCTTCCCTGTGGCAAGCATCTCTACGGAAATCTCATACCGAGTTCAACGTCATGCGTTTGATTACCTAGATGCACCGATCCGTCGTTTGACCCAATCAGACACGCCGTTTGCATTTGCTCCTACCCTTATTGAAGAAGCGCTACCAAACGTTGGTGACGTGGTTCGCACTGCGAAGGAGCTACTCTACGTAGAACAATAA